Genomic window (Arachis hypogaea cultivar Tifrunner chromosome 13, arahy.Tifrunner.gnm2.J5K5, whole genome shotgun sequence):
AAATTTGTTGGAATAGAGTTTaaacaaagagagagaaagaaggatttttaaaaaagacatagagcttgtttgggtgagcttttaagagaagatctttttttttagttatctttttttaaaagatcttatgaaaaagtaaaagtaattttatgttttggtATGTCatgcaaaaagatttttttatctatcaattatgtttgggtataacgacataaaagtacttttttgtttatttattagatgaaaaaatctttttttaagagaaaaagatcttttaaaaaaaagatgtaaattacagcttctcaaaaaagatctttttttatttttccagtacttttacttttactactaaaaatttaccaaacacactaaaaaataaaaaaaaagatcttttttcattattttattaaaataatggcgcccaaacaagcacttaatggttcaagagtttaaATTTAGTATTCAAAATACTCATATTTTGTTTGCATAAGTGATGCCAAAAATTGGTTACAAGTCTACGATTTGATCTTACAAAGCATAGATTGAGTTGTCAAAATGGCGTACATGATAGTTATGGCTTTTATATTAGGCTGCATTGTGCAGTTGCTATTTATATCAAATTGGGAATGTAAGATAGCTATAAGAAACATTTGACAATTCAAATGAGTTAATTCATGAGCTGAGGTTTCTAGTGAATGCAACAGGGGACAATTCAGTATTAGAAATGCAGCAACGTCAGCAAATAGTGATAGCATCAAACTTATCATTTTACAGTTCAATGTCAATTGTGACTTTTAGCAGTATATTTTCTAGTGCATTGAAACAAATTTTCAGCTGCTAATGTGATATGTAATTCTTGGACTTGATTATTTTGTTGACAAAAcaacaatagaacactaaaagcAGCTCCCTCATGAAGTTTTTGTTATGATACCCCTCCCCTTCCAACCATCCCTCTACAACATTATTTTAAGATCTGAAGTACATCTTAAGTCAACCAACCATCCCTTTGGAAGCTGAATCTGTTTATGTGTATCCGATTTCAGGTCAAAAGAAACAATCATTAACATATCAAGTGTAACAGCAGCCCAATCATAATCATCTCCATGCGGGTTACGGAGACCTAGCCAATTAAGAGTCCACCGATGAAGTGGCCATTATCTTCAATAGAAAACGGAAAAGCAGGGAAACTGTTGATCGTCTTTCCAAGAACTGCCACCGAAGCTATAAACTTGCGCAGTTACTGTTCCAGAAGAATCCCGAATGACAGTCACTACCTTGTAACTGTCACTTGACTCATCATACCCAAACCCTAAAGCATTATGCACATTGACACGTAAGCACTGTGTGAGAGGGTTCCATAAACGTAACCAGATATCGCTAATATCGTTGTTGGGTTGCCAAAGCATATGGGCCACACAAACCAACCCGTTGCATGTACCCGAAACCCAGTCTGCTACGTGTAGAGAGTGGCGATTCTCTTGAGCATCAAGAGCGGATGATGGATTTTGGATGAAAGATTCAACGCTACTCAACACTAAGCCCCGTTTTGCTACTTCGTCGAGGCGCGTAAACATAAGGATGGCATTTTTGGGTGATCGGTGAAGGGTGAAGTTTCACGAAGTGAGGGTAGGAGATGATGGAGTTCCATGACTTACACACAAGCTTCAGGCGCGTGAGAGGCTTTGCAGGAACCCAAGAGAGAATCTCCATCACCAGTTCACACGAGGAGCGCCGCTGTTGGGTGTTGAGGCGCCGTGTGCATTCCCTCCGAGTGGCTTGGTTTTAAGGATTTTGTgtctgaattttgaattttattttaaaaaataaagtgtaatcttttattatttattttattagtgagactaacaaaatataaaaaaaataacgataaaattacattttattcttttaaataaatattcaaaatagtcaccaaaaaaaaaaataaataaatattcaaaatttaaatttaagttcTAAGATGGTTACGGTACCTAAAGATTGACCAAGGAATAAAGACAAGACATGTGTCCTGTTATTGTTGTGGCAAACCGAAAAATTTGTGATCGCCCACACATTTTTGggattttattaatatgtaaggGGGTcaaagtaattttatttttgcagTGTCCTCCATCTATGTTGTTTATGGCTGAGCTAATTTTAGGATTTGTCCAATTGAAGAACAACTTTCTCTTCTCACCAACGAAAATGGTGAATGGCTGCAGCatgatttgttgattttgtggtgctggaattttgaaatttttgtatAATCATTGTGTGATTAGTTTTATGTATGTTTTGTAATCCCAATTTTGAGAAAGAATGTTGCTGAGCAGCCATGGTTGTAACTTGCACAAACTGGGAGCAagaggttttttatttttttattttttatatttttgttgtttggACCCGCCGAAAATACCAATAAGACAAGCCACACTAAAACAATAAGAGAAagataaacaattaaaaaattaaaagaaatcgaAATGATCTTTCCACACGAGTGAAATAATTATGTTCTCTCTTATTCACACATTTTATCTACATAgtatttaaacaattaaaaaaaaaaagtaacttttGAGTATATACCTAAATAGTTCTTTAAAAAAATGTGTCAGATGTTTTTgtcctaaaaaaattttaatacgttcagatttttaaactttataaagATATATAAATTCCTACTTTAGACTCATGGTTTTTACTTGAACGGACAAGtcctaaaaaatataacaaaatgaCCTATATATCTTATGTTTGTAAAATTCAAGAATctcaatgtaataaaaaaattttgaaaaccaaagcgTCCGttgcaaaattttttaaagaccTATTTGGATATATAATAGAAattgttttagaaaaaaatactCTCTTTAAGTCTTGTTGACTTACGGTCGAATAACTATTTATATACAATGCATTTAATTAATCTAACCTATAAATTCCAACATTTCACTAtaacattttataaaatttaaaacttactTCATATGTTACCGTAACGGTTTGATTTCACGAATATATTTTAAGTAATACAAGTAAATAACCTATTAGGTTACATATACTTGTCACCGGTCCATGTAGTTTTTCTATAATGGAAAGGAACATGGATTATTTCTCTTGACAAGCTCTTTGCAAAGCTTAACCCCAACAAAAAAGCTGCTTCAAGGGTGCTTTAAAGACTCGAATGGAATTTTAACATCCATTTTCAAACAAGAGCTCGAAAATGAttgaaaaccaaaattctaaCTTTCTTTGCAATAACAATAGTTGGCATTTGACACATTTTTGTGACTATAATCAAGACCAACAGTAACTACAAGAGTCAATCTACTGTactctcattttcttttctacTCTAGATGAGTTCTTTTTTGTGTCATCTAATTGGTCACCTTTTGTTTTCCTACTATTAACAAATTCATAGAACGACGGAATCTGTGGCAGCTTTGTATTAACGGAAGAACTTTCTATTGGCATGCCCCTGTCACCGCAAGGCAAAATTTCTGACTGAGCATTGCCCGAGAGTTCATTACTTGTACCTTCCTTTCCAGAATGATCTATAGCATGTGGTGGGGTGCGACCTTCAGCTTCAGGAACAGCATCCATTGATGTAGATTCCTTCATTGCGCCAAGTCGGTTCAACATATCAACGGAACTTGTCGTTGCCAGCCACCTAACCGTGCTCGCCACTTGTGAATAATAGAATGATTTGCCAGTTTTGCTATATTTCTTGTAGCATTCATCTTCAAGGAAAGATGCTGATGTCTCCAACTCAATCCTGAAAAAATGTATTGTAACTCATTTGGAACTCAAGGAATAATGCATTTAGCTTCAATATGATTTTAGGTGTAGAACAATtataaatagtaataataaacgAACGAGACTTATTATTGTTCCACATGCTTCCATGTACACCATTGTCTGTGCTTCATAgggaataaataataataaatattatcgtTGCTATTATGATGAAAGATTGAGTTGTGCAAATAGTTATCTGTGGCACAATAATGGTTTGATCTTTGAACAAGGTGCTTTTGCATGTCAAGTAAGTTGCCCCATTGTCATAGCAAGCAGAGGAGAAATTTGGGTAGATAGTTCTTTCTGTTGTGGGCTTGTGGCTGAGAAAGTGAGGTAAGAATGAGATCCTCTTAAGTGGGTATACTtgaaaagtgagaaagtgaagccaCTAATCACCTTTAGATCATTTTGGTAGAATTCACACAGAAGGGAGCTTATTGTTCAAAGGGTGATTGATCCCCTCACTTTCTCACTTTACAACCATACCAGCATTTTAGAGGATCCGAATCCATGAAGGTGATATGCAAAATAACTTAAACTAGAAAGAAATTGCAAAGCATACTTTAAGTTGTCAAGTCGCTGCTGAGCCTGTTTCAGAGCATTTTGTAATCTTTGCCTGCTTGATTCTCGCATTGCATCAGAAATAGCATTCTTGTCAACTTTACTCTGTTACAAAATATTAGATGAGTGGCTGTGCAGACATGAAAGACACGGGGGAGGGAAGGAGGGAAGGCATGCAATAACAACTGCTAAGCTGAAGGATTGAAAATGATAACAAATTTGTTATGATAACACTAAGTTTATAACCGTGGATAAGCAAGGATTTTAGGAAAATGAGAATATACATTTTTAGTCAACAATGTAGTGTTATGCGGGTACAAGATAAACCTGTTTCTTAGCTTTCTCATTTCGATAGAAGTTTTCTTCTGCACGTTCTAACATAGCAAGCTTTTCATTTACTCCCACTTTAGAATGAAGCTTTGACTTGGTTAGGTTGTTGACAACCTCATTACCATCTGTGAACAAAAACCCAATCAATGTTATGTGATTGAATAATCTACTTACCAGTCCATCCACCCTCCCCCAAGAGTGAAATAAATTTGGTAAAATGCTACCAACCATCGGAGTCAGATATATCATCATCTGAGCCAATTGCTTCATCACCACGATTCCAGAATTCAGATAACTGTTCTCCGTTGATTGCATCAGAAGAACTGAAAATGGCAAGTCATGgataaatcaattttaaaactaGATGAATCAATATTGTGAAGGTTATTATCACCAGGGCCGTTAAAAGTCAAATAGGCAATGCTAGCAAGTCAGACCATACAAAACTCAGAATACTAGTCTGCCCATGAGAAAGGAAAATCTCATGCTAGGTCCAGCAAAGCCCGAGGTCAAAGTCACAAATAGACTAACAAACCAACCATGGGATGTGTCTCTAAAACCTGtcaattatattatgtattatagTACACAGCACTGAAGACTGTCCACACCcaatacgttttttttttttttcttaatcaaCGTTATGTTCAACTCCTAATGCATAAGTATTTGTCTGTTtgtggtttttttatttttggccaCATGATTATAGGTTGTAGTACCTGGTGATGAAAATTCGAGAAGAACTGCCTTTCTGGCGCAGAGCAATTGCAGTTGTCAGATCCTCCAAATTTCGGGCAACTAAGTTTGGATGTCTGCAAGCATCACATGTTTTTTCACACAGGGATGCAGTAACCTGTTGTGAACAAAGTATAATTATCCAACTGAGTCAATATGAAGCGGATCACATATTACAAAGGGCCACATTACCTTCTCCCCAAAACTCTCGAGAATCCTTTTCCTACGACATCCAGATCCTTCACAATATTCAACCATCTGCATATTTTCATATAGGCTCCATTATACATAATGCTTGCTGCATGGACACTTTGTTGCAAAAGGCATGCAAGGATTTAGATGTCACCTGGGTAAAGTCAGCCATTGACTTTTTTGATGATTCTTCCTGTGAAGTAGATGATTGAGATTTCTTGCTTCCTGAATTTCTTAATATGAATTCCTGAAGCAGGTCAATGAGATCACAATTACAGGAAACAAAACAACAAAACATTTTCACAGCAGGTGGAGTTGAATAGAAGTGGCGCAAATAGAATATTTAAGACCCCCGCCCTCCCGCAGTTTTGCTCCTATGTGGGAAAAAAATTCAAGTTAAGAAAGCCAACCATTCTTTTGCGATCATCTACCCCGTAGTACAGCAGACTTGTACAGGGCAGTTGATCACGACCTGCTCTGCCTGACTCTTGATAAAATCCTTCCATTGACTTGGGAATATTGAAGTGGCATACAATTCTTACATCCTTTCTATCAATCCCCTGGTGAATTTGATCTTATGTGATTACAAAGAATGACGAGCGTAATAAACATCACTATATTTAACAGTAAATGGCAACTTACCATTCTGAATAAACACCAAAGGTTCAGTAACTGTGTGTAAGACAAGCGCTCCAtgcagaagaaaggaagaaaagaaaaaaaatacatcatAATCTCAAATAATAAGTTCTTAATATCATATTATGATTGCAACTATTTTCAGTGAACACTAAAAGCTCAgcatagaaagaaaagaaaggataTACATCAAAATCTAAAACAAATCAAGTTGCTACTTGCTAGCCTCGTagaaatcaaaatttgatgtgAATATTTATGAACCCCTGTGGTAAGATCAGTGTCTGTTTAATACCCCTTTTAATCATCATACTTCGAGCTGTTATGCTGTAGATGAGCTTTTGTTCAATCAAAGGAACTCTTTGTTTTATTCCATCAAATATTGACAGAAAATCACCATACTACATTAAATATTGCAATAAAACCAGTTATAAATGGAAACAACAGCAGTCATAACTCATTATACTCTATAACTGCCACTAGTGGCAGACTGGCCGTTGACCCGTTGCACCATACTATGCATGAAGTAATGTGATTTCTACATCATGTGGCAGACATGAGTGGACACACTATACAAGATAGAATTAGGAATCAATGTGGTAGAGAGAATTAGAGTTGTTCCTATAAGGGAaggtgataaaaaatatttttaggtaATTTGTACATGTGGAGAAGATCTGTAGAAGCCCCAGTAAGAAGACTAGATTTGGTAGAAGTAGTCCAATAGCTAGAGGTAGAGGACGATGGATAAGACCATAGGTCAAACAATCAATAGAGATTTAGATTTCAATGGTCGGTcgcatataaatataatttataataggGCACTCTAGAATAATAAAACCTACAGATCGACTGCCAATGCAAAAATGGATAGAATAATAAAAGCTTCATAAATACAACATGCGAAATGGAAAACATACCCAAAAGCAACAGTGGCAACAACAACTTGTATTTTGGAAGAAATCCACTCATCTAACACAGACGTTCGCATTTTCTTATTCAATCCTGCATGATAAGCTGAAACAAACAGCAAAGAACATGAATGCAATTTGAAGGACAGCAATATACACACATATGCACACATAGAAAGAGAGTTACCAGCACAGGAAATGCCATTTTGGGATAGATGAGCTGACAATTCATCACACATTGAACGTTCAAGACAGTAAACTATTGCACAAACATCTCCCTTAGATTTTAATGTATTAGATAAATCAGCATAAGCATCATCCAGAAGATCTTTGTATCGAACTGCATCATTAGTAAATCTAAtgagatttgtttcaattttgaaaCAGCTTCCTCCCGTGCAAACTCAGCATCACAATAGCCCAATATTTGGTGTTTGTAATTGAAAGGATATCCTCAAATATGTGGATATTTTCCTCCTACTCATtatcaacaattttttttataaacaaaataaaataaaataaaatactcattaaaatgcaatttattgctttctttcgTCCTCTTTGACATTTTACTCAGTGTCAAACATATGCATGGATAAACATTTAACCCTGAGTGGACTGATTTATTATTCATGTGCCAATTATATTACATTTAACCCTGAGTGGACTGATTTATTCATGGGATTCAAAGATTTATGGCACTTAAGAAGCATGAATGCAAAAGCTGAATTGATCTATAGAAGTAAATGATACAGCAAGCAGGACTAACCTTCATAATAGATATTAGGACGGTTAAAAGAAGATTTAAGAATTAATGGATTTTGCAAATGCAAAGACTGTACAACATCCTTCTGAACCCTAcagaaaaaatagataaataaatctaGTATGCCACAATATGATTACCAATAGAAAAGGTTGTAGAAACATGTGATTGGATTTGAAATGCATTCATGCACAAGTTTAAAATATAGCCAAAAGGTAAGAGAACAAACTTTTTTAAGGAAGAAGATTAAGAATACTCACTTAGGAGCAGCAGTAGCAGTTAGAGCTAATATTGGAACATCTGGTAGGTGGCTTCTCAACAATGAAAGTTGACGGTAACTTGGTCTATTCccaaataaagaagaaaaggtGAATTGTATCACTAATCTATGTTTGTACACAAGAGAATTGAGAAACTACACAAGTATACATACAATCATAAGCCCAATAAAACACTTGACACTATATGAAGAAAATTCAAAAAGGCAAATATAACAGAGAAAGAATGAAAATACTTGGGCCCAATCAAGCAACTTGAGATACTCAGAGAAATATGTGTGGGAATGGAAAAACTAACTTAATATTCATGTTAATAGTAGGACACATATACATAGAAATTACAAGATACTATGGTATTCAACACTATTTCCATCGAAGCACAATTTAGTATTGCCAGAATCAATTTCTTAATTTAGCATTTGGAGATAAATTTCAAATTGTTCATATATGCATGTGGAATTGAACAGAGAAAATGAGATAACTGGATCCAATCAGGAAATGCAGTAGCGCATAGAACTTAGCACCTAAGCAGATGAAACATATTACCCAATGATATAAACATGAAATTCTAGCATTACAAACTCCAATTTCCTATAGCAGAATATATGACAAACCTGAAATCATGGCCCCAACTTGAGATGCAATGTGCCTGAAAATTTGGCGCAAGTGAAATTATTATAATAACCAGAAAAATCAGCTGAATCATAATTTGAAATGTTTTTCTTTCACACCTCATCTATGGCAATGAGACTTAGCAGCCCCCTAGCGTAAATCTTTTTCAGCTTTGGCATAAACCCCGCTGTTGCTATCAACTCTGGAGTCACATATAGTAGCCTTGTAGAGGGTTTTCCAGAATCAAGATCGTCATGAATCTTAAAACATAAAACAGAACATTTCAATTTCCTAAACTTGTGAATAAGTGAGGATTTGGTTACAGTCATATAAATGAAATTTACCTAAATTCTTTCCCTCCCCATAAGGACAGAGTCATATAAAATCAATGGCATGAGAGACAATAAATTCAAAGGGGGCACAACAAAGAAGCTTGAATGTACCAAACACAATGTGCTTTAGAATCAATATAAACCAAACCCACTCTTATATAAATCTCAGGAtcagaacatatatatatatgtaaccaTCTATTCAAACTGATAGACAAAGATAAATCATTTGAAAGTATTTTATCACTTAACCTTATTTTTTGCATCAGTTGATATTGTTGAGGAGAGAAATTCAGCATCAATACCTTTCTCTTTTAGTGCCATTACTTGGTTTTCCTGACATGCAGAAAGAACAAATAAGCAAAAGCCTCAACTCAGAAATTAAATATagcaaaaaaaatgtaaaataaaatggaTCAAGCTGGAAATATGCCTACCATTAAGGCTGTCAACAGAACAAAAGTCAGAAATCACAATTGTGCCTAGCATGCAAAAACCAAGTGAATTACCACACAGAATTCAGCTCAACAAAGATGCACAACTGTATATATTAGGAAATATGAACATGATTCACCTATTAAAGGACAAACAACAAGCACAATTCCTGTTTTGGCCAGTGCAGGAATCTGATAACACATCGACTTGCCTCCTCCAGTAGGCATAAGACAAAAACAATCTCTTCCTGCACCAAAAGAGGGAGTGGGAAGGTAATTGGCATTCCATCAAAAAATGAAAATCCCAACTTATCCATTTACCAAATTCAAAGAACATGAGTTCATGATTTCAgatcattttttaatttcttatcttccATATCCAAACCGTTTATCAGAGTAGGACACTGATATAAAACTTGCTtcatgttctttactttcttctttcTATATTTGCAACCAAAACATTGTTAAAAGAAAAGTGTCAAGCTAATTTAACCAATCAAACTGAAAAGTGAGACCTataaaaaaaaatgcagaatTCCATTCCTATGATTTCTCAGCAACCAAACAGCAACGgaaaccaaaaattaaaaaaataaaaaaaggaaagatttttGCAAAAATGAACCTGAGAGAACAGCTTGAATAGCGTCCAATTGCTTTCCCCTGAAATCAGGGTACCCAAAATGCCATCGCAGAAGCTTCACCAAAGCTTCCTTGCCGCACAGAGCCTTCATCTTGTTCGCATTGCCGCTTTTTGCGTCCCTCAACGGCAATGCTGCTTTCCTCTGCATTTCAATTCCAACCTGAAGGGTAAAAAAACGAAAACAGAGGATCGATTAATTGATCACTCGAATTTGAAGCAGAATTGGGAAGTTCTGTATCAATAGAGGAACAAAAAGTAGACGCCTTTTGTGTCAGGGTTTCGTGTGTGTTGCAGTGTTCGCGGgattttctttcttgcttccaGTTTTCTTTTCCCTTGGCCTGcgatttaatattattaaataaataaatgaataaataagagGCCTATTAAGTATTATTCCACAATGAAGGGGGGTATAGACGTATAGTAATGCTATGAAGTATGAACTAAGGTTGCGAAGACCGGTTAGTAAATCAGTGGAGTGATTGTCTGATTGATTTAATGGTTCAATTGGACTTAAACTGTggttgaattaatttaattaaataaaaaataaaataattaaaaaattaataatataattttaaatatttaaatttaatcatttttaaattaataaaattaaaaaaaatttaaaaccaagaaaACTCAACAGAGTAAAGTGGAATATAtagtagaaaaagaaacaaaatgatCAATTCCTATCATTTttgacattgccatcaacaatTAAAAGGATTAACATCTGTCCACTCTTTGTAACTTAAAAACATCCTTTCTTAAATGTCTTCAacatttgcttttctattgttaaaAATTCTGGCATTCCGTTCCAACCAGATCCAGATCACTGCAAAGAACTCAATCAGCAAAATCTTCTGTTCCTCTCTACTCTTGTGAAAACCAGTCCAACTCTCGAACTGCCCGCTCATGGTTCCTGGGACGGTCCACGGTTTACCTAAATACTCAACCAAGCGCACCACACCTGCCACGTAAAGTCACACAAAAGAAACAAATGGTGAACAAATTCCATCTCCTTTTCACACAAGACACAATGATTGTCATGCTGACGAATAACACCTAGCATGCTCAACCACTCTTTAGTATTCACCCTACCAATTAGAACAAACCACCCAAAGAGCTCAATCCTGGGGTTACCAATCCTCCCCAGATTGAACTAGTGAAGTTGTAACTCGTGATTTCTTCCGAAAGAATCTCCGATTGCAGGACCTGCACAAAAGATTTAGTAGAAAAAATACCCTTATTATCAAACTTCCAGACAATATTATCCTCTCTACTAGCTGATAGTTTCACCAGCCTTAACCTTTCATCAAGTTGATGAACCAATTCCAACTCCCACTGGAACAACTCTCTCCTCCACTGAAAATTCCagatccactctaacccatcctaGAATCCACAGTCCCCTATCATAGATCCTTGTTggtttgaaatagagaagagCCTTGGAAAAGTTACTTTTAGAGGGCCACCTTGCACCCAGTTGTCTACCCAAAATAGAGTTCGGCTGCCATTCCCTACTTCCATCGCCAGGCCATGAAGAAGTTTTTCTTTCACCTGTTGATCTGTTATATTCAACTGACAGATGTCTTTTCATGGGCCTCCCTTCACTGGTAAGGTCTGACTAGCTAGTATAATGTTTGGGTTCAGATTATTACAGGAGCAGACCACCTTCTTCCACAACGGGCAGTCCTCCTTTGaaaacctccaccaccacttaaacaacagTGCTGTGTTTCGAAGCACTGCATCTCCGACCCCAAGCCTCCAGCCTTCTTTGGAGCCTGAACCACTTCCCACTTTACTAGAGGCATCCCATAGCTACTATCCTCCCTACACCACATAAATCTCCTTTGCAGTGCAATCAACTTGTCAGCGACCGCTTTTGGCATCTTTTATAGACTAAGGTAATAGATCGGTAAGCTATTCAACACCGATTTGATGAGAACTAGCTTGCCTGCTTTGTTTAGAACCTTCGCTTTCCATAAGTTGAGCTTCTCTTCCACCTTATCTATGATTGGCTTCCAAGTCTTCACTAGTCTCGGATTTGCTCCTAGCGAAATCCCAAGGTATCGAACCGGTAGACCAGCTTGCTTACACCCCAGAAGGCCACACACCTGCTCCACCCATTCCTGATCACAATTAACCGGGATCAAATTCTACTTATCAAAATTGATGCTCAACCCAGACATCAACTCAAAACAATGCAACATCCTCTTATAGTTCACAATTATTCCTGTCTCCGTAGGGCAAAACAAgaatttattgttatttaaaaatttataattttatataataatttttgtttataatttattGTTATTCTTTATCAAAGTGAGATTAAAAGGGATTTGTTCAATATTTTTAAAGCTATATCGTTGGTTGGGATGATTGATGGTTGTGGATAATGGACATAAGTGCTATTGATCTTCTCTTTACTTGATTTAGGAgagtaaaattagaaaagaatatTACTAAAAAGCTTGATAGAATTCTCATTAATCAAGATTAGTTTTGACTTTTTCCAGAAGCATAAGCTGAAGTGTTCAATATGTTTCGTTCAAATTTTTTTCCATTCTTATTCATTGTAAGAGACTCCACCTCTTAGAAAGGAGTTTTATCTTATTATATTTTAGGTATCTTAGATAACTCGTCCTTCTAtttcaaatattatttaaaatatttgaaagaaagGTTTTCATATTTTTTCAGCATTCTATTTCAaagattatttaaaatatttgaaagaaagGTTTTCATATTTTTTCAGCATTCTGATGGAAGTTCAACAAGACTCCCTAACTTTTAATAAAGAGGTTTTTTTGGCACAACTTTGTGAAGAAAAAAATTTAGAGGAGAAGATTTATAACCTGCGGTAATGATTTGAGCTTTTTCATTATTTCTCTCTTTGGCAATTGGAGTATAATCTTTGGTCAAGATGGGT
Coding sequences:
- the LOC112738354 gene encoding ATP-dependent DNA helicase Q-like 3, with protein sequence MALKEKGIDAEFLSSTISTDAKNKIHDDLDSGKPSTRLLYVTPELIATAGFMPKLKKIYARGLLSLIAIDEAHCISSWGHDFRPSYRQLSLLRSHLPDVPILALTATAAPKVQKDVVQSLHLQNPLILKSSFNRPNIYYEVRYKDLLDDAYADLSNTLKSKGDVCAIVYCLERSMCDELSAHLSQNGISCAAYHAGLNKKMRTSVLDEWISSKIQVVVATVAFGYGIDRKDVRIVCHFNIPKSMEGFYQESGRAGRDQLPCTSLLYYGVDDRKRMEFILRNSGSKKSQSSTSQEESSKKSMADFTQMVEYCEGSGCRRKRILESFGEKVTASLCEKTCDACRHPNLVARNLEDLTTAIALRQKGSSSRIFITSSSDAINGEQLSEFWNRGDEAIGSDDDISDSDDGNEVVNNLTKSKLHSKVGVNEKLAMLERAEENFYRNEKAKKQSKVDKNAISDAMRESSRQRLQNALKQAQQRLDNLKIELETSASFLEDECYKKYSKTGKSFYYSQVASTVRWLATTSSVDMLNRLGAMKESTSMDAVPEAEGRTPPHAIDHSGKEGTSNELSGNAQSEILPCGDRGMPIESSSVNTKLPQIPSFYEFVNSRKTKGDQLDDTKKNSSRVEKKMRVQ